Within the Thermostichus vulcanus str. 'Rupite' genome, the region CACCGGATCTGATCTTGCTGGACATCATGATGCCGGAGATGGACGGCTATCAGGTGTGTGAGCAAATTAAGAAAAATGAGGCCACCTGGGATATTCCCATCATTTTCATTAGCGCCCTCAGCGATGTGTTCGATAAGGTCAAGGCTTTTCAGGTGGGGGGTGTCGATTATCTCAGCAAGCCCTTTCAAGCAGAAGAAGTACTAGCCCGCGTCAAGACCCATTTGAACAATGCCTATTTGCAAAAAGAGCTGCAAATGCAAAAAGAGCGCTGGCAGCAACGGGATGAAGAGGAACAGCAACGCAGTGTTTCTCTAAAGTTGCAACGGGATTTAGAGCGGAAACGGGCCGAACAGTACCTAGAGCGGATTATGGTGCTGGAGGATCGCTTACGTGAACTGGGACTGGATCCTGAACAACCCTGAACAACTATGAGCAAAGCTGCCACTCCCAAACGGCGACTGCGGTTGATCTGGGTATTGATGGTGCCTTTTACGGCCTTGACCGCTGTAACCACCGCCACCGTCGGATATCTAGCCTTTCGCTCAGGACAAGAAGCTGCCGAGAATTTGGCCGATAGCTTGCTGGAGAAAACCATCAGCGATATCGAAGAAAACGTTAAAAATTATCTCGGGATTCCCCATCGGGTTAATCAAATGGTGGCGGCGGGGGCCTACGAGGGTTGGATCCGCCCAGAGGACGAGGCAACAGAGCGCTATCTTTTTCGGATCCTGGAAGAATACCCGACCTTGAGCTGGGCCTATTACGGGCGAGTGGAAGATGGAGCCTTTGTGGGGGCAAGACGCCTACCCAACCGGTCGATTCAGTTCATGATCAGTGAGGCTTCAACGCAATTCAACCGCGCCTACTACGCCGCCGATCAACGCGGTCAGCGTTTGGGATCCCTGCAACCCACCACAGATGCTTATGATGCCCGCTTACGCCCGTGGTTTCAGAAGGCGCTGGCCTCCGGTACTGCTGTATGGACAGAGGTGTACCCTTCTGCCAGTACTGGAGAGTTGTTAATTACCGCCAGCTATCCGGTTTACGGCCCAGATGGGTTGATGGGCGTGGTGGGATCCGATCTCTCTTTAACCGACATCACGGCATACTTGAAAGCCCTAAAAATTGGGGAATCTGGGGGAGCCTTTATCTTCGATTTGAACGAAAACCTAGTGGCCAGTTCTGAAGGAATTATTTCTGAACCCGTCTCCAGCAATGGTGACAGCCAGAGCAAAAGTTTTGCTGCAGTTGGCGGACAAATCTTACCTCTGCTACGGGCGCAAGGGATCCAACCCAGTGAGTTTAATCAAGTGGGTCGAGTGAATTTGGACTGGAACGGGCAGCGGTATGTTCTCGGTTTGAGCAGCCTGCGCGATACCCGTGGTCTGGATTGGGTCACTGTAGTCATGCTTTCTGAGCAGGAGATTTTTGGGCCCATTTGGGCTGGGCAACGTCAAACCTTGGGGCTCAGTCTTCTGTTGACAGCACTTATGGTAGGGGTTGGTTTGTGGTTGAGCCATCGCATCAGCCGACCGATTCAGCACTTGAGCCAAGCCAGCGAAGCCGTTGCTCAAGGTCAATTAAAGCTGGTGCAAGAACGTAGCAATATTGCAGAAATTGAGATGCTCACACAGGCATTTAATCGAATGTCTGGGCAGTTGCAGCGTTCTTTTGCCGCTCTAAGGAAGCTCAATGTGGAGCTGGAACAGCGAGTTCAGGAGCGAACCCGTGAACTGGCCGCTAGTGAAGGCATCTTTAGAGCCATTTTTGAGAACGCCCCTCTGGGAATCGTGCTGGAGGATATGGAGGGTCAACCCATCAAAGCAAGCCCATCTCTCAGCGCTATTTTGGGCTATACCCAAGAAGAATTACTCACATCTGTCACCTATCGAGACTATACCCATCCCGATTACCTGCCTTTGGATGATCTGGAATGGATGGAGTTAATTTCCGGCAAGAAAAACTCCTATGTCCTAGAAAAACAGTGTATTCGCAAAGATGGGGAGCTAATCTGGGTACAGGCCTTCGTGACGCTGATCCGGGATGAGGCCGGGATCCCTAAACTGGGCCTAGCCCTATTAGAAGATGTCACTCAAACCAAAGAATCTGAACAACGAACCCGACTGCAAGCGGAATTTCTGAACCAGTTGGTGGATACCCTGCCTGAATTGATTGTGGTGCGCGATCACCAACATCGCACCCAACTCATCAACCGTGCCTATGGACATTTTTATTACGGATCCGTAGATCGAGAAAGCTTGCTAGGAGCCAATGAATCCCTCCGCTTTAGCGATTTTTGGGAGCAGATTGTTGCTGAGAACAATCAGGTTCTAGAAAGTGGAGAGGAGCTGTTAATCCCCCCCGCGATTCAGGTTAATGAACGAGGTGAAGAGCGTTGGGTACAGTTTGTCAAGCGAGCTTTGCTCCTGCCCAATGGAGACATTGGTGTGCTTTTGGTGGGCACCGACATCACCGAACTCAAACAAGCTCAAGAAAAAGCCGAATCTGCCAATCAGGCAAAAAGTACCTTCCTAGCCAATATGAGCCACGAGTTGCGCACCCCTTTGAATGCCATTATTGGCTTTAGTCAACTATTGGCACGGGATCCCAAGCTCACGGACAAACAACGGGAAACTCTCTCCACTATCAATCGCAGTGGCGAACATCTGTTGGGGCTAATCAACGATGTTTTGGACATGGCCAAGATCGAGGCTGGAAAACTGGTTTTACAAGAGGATCCCTTTGATCTTCACGAAACTCTGAAAGTGCTGCGGGAAATGCTCGATATTCGTGCCCGAGGCAAAGGGATCCAACTGATGTTCGAGCAAGATGCCCAGCTCCCTAGAGTGATTATTGCCGACGAGAAAAAGTTGCGTCAGGTTCTCATTAACTTGGTTGGCAATGCCATTAAGTTTACCTCTGAAGGTAGCGTTGCTGTGCAGGTACAGCGTACTTCTGAAGCGGGAGTGGATCCCGTGCAGTTAGAGTTTGCGG harbors:
- a CDS encoding response regulator, whose translation is MKEQWWGIRPVQSADSQGTILLVDDTLENLDVLDELLSEQGYEVRRAINGSMALRAVEADPPDLILLDIMMPEMDGYQVCEQIKKNEATWDIPIIFISALSDVFDKVKAFQVGGVDYLSKPFQAEEVLARVKTHLNNAYLQKELQMQKERWQQRDEEEQQRSVSLKLQRDLERKRAEQYLERIMVLEDRLRELGLDPEQP
- a CDS encoding PAS domain S-box protein, coding for MSKAATPKRRLRLIWVLMVPFTALTAVTTATVGYLAFRSGQEAAENLADSLLEKTISDIEENVKNYLGIPHRVNQMVAAGAYEGWIRPEDEATERYLFRILEEYPTLSWAYYGRVEDGAFVGARRLPNRSIQFMISEASTQFNRAYYAADQRGQRLGSLQPTTDAYDARLRPWFQKALASGTAVWTEVYPSASTGELLITASYPVYGPDGLMGVVGSDLSLTDITAYLKALKIGESGGAFIFDLNENLVASSEGIISEPVSSNGDSQSKSFAAVGGQILPLLRAQGIQPSEFNQVGRVNLDWNGQRYVLGLSSLRDTRGLDWVTVVMLSEQEIFGPIWAGQRQTLGLSLLLTALMVGVGLWLSHRISRPIQHLSQASEAVAQGQLKLVQERSNIAEIEMLTQAFNRMSGQLQRSFAALRKLNVELEQRVQERTRELAASEGIFRAIFENAPLGIVLEDMEGQPIKASPSLSAILGYTQEELLTSVTYRDYTHPDYLPLDDLEWMELISGKKNSYVLEKQCIRKDGELIWVQAFVTLIRDEAGIPKLGLALLEDVTQTKESEQRTRLQAEFLNQLVDTLPELIVVRDHQHRTQLINRAYGHFYYGSVDRESLLGANESLRFSDFWEQIVAENNQVLESGEELLIPPAIQVNERGEERWVQFVKRALLLPNGDIGVLLVGTDITELKQAQEKAESANQAKSTFLANMSHELRTPLNAIIGFSQLLARDPKLTDKQRETLSTINRSGEHLLGLINDVLDMAKIEAGKLVLQEDPFDLHETLKVLREMLDIRARGKGIQLMFEQDAQLPRVIIADEKKLRQVLINLVGNAIKFTSEGSVAVQVQRTSEAGVDPVQLEFAVSDTGLGMTPEELGMLFQAFVQTDTSKKVSEGTGLGLTISRQFVQLMGGDITVTSQKGVGSTFRFSISVKVADEPSFAVAAAQQKVIGLAPGQPSYRLLVVDDHPDNRLVLRQLLEGIGFSIREASNGQEAIDVWQEWDPHLIWMDIRMPVMDGFVATEQIKAHLNGCQTKIVALSASGFEHDRQKAETLGFDQFVLKPFRESTIFETLQQQLGVQFLYQSAADAATAPATPEPDPLSRETLQVMSPDWITQFHKAALSLSNRRMNQLIAQIPPEHQSLAETLNRMVRKVQIDAILEITSAWVKR